A single region of the Blastopirellula marina genome encodes:
- the pgsA gene encoding CDP-diacylglycerol--glycerol-3-phosphate 3-phosphatidyltransferase gives MSDKPIPSNVIVNVPNTLTAIRFILSIVAFVLLPLGFIWAALAIFIVAVSTDWIDGYWARKYNQVTKFGRIFDPFVDKIIICGTFVFLVAIPGSGIAAWVAVVVMGREMLVTVIRSFVEQHGGDFSANWPGKWKMVFQCASAILSMIVLGLDAGTATTTWYGLSNVETWMVYLFNLILWGTVGLTLASGWIYVVDAVRMIRSGTLSTD, from the coding sequence ATGTCAGACAAGCCCATCCCATCGAATGTCATCGTCAATGTCCCCAATACATTGACGGCCATCCGCTTTATTCTGTCGATCGTGGCCTTCGTGCTGCTTCCGCTCGGCTTCATCTGGGCGGCCCTGGCGATCTTCATCGTGGCCGTTTCCACCGACTGGATCGACGGTTACTGGGCGCGAAAATACAACCAGGTTACTAAGTTCGGCCGCATCTTCGATCCGTTCGTCGACAAGATCATCATCTGCGGGACGTTTGTCTTTCTGGTGGCGATTCCTGGAAGCGGCATCGCGGCCTGGGTGGCCGTAGTGGTGATGGGGCGCGAAATGCTGGTGACCGTCATCCGCAGCTTCGTCGAACAGCACGGCGGCGACTTTTCCGCCAACTGGCCTGGCAAGTGGAAGATGGTCTTTCAGTGTGCTTCGGCGATCCTGTCGATGATCGTGCTGGGGCTTGATGCAGGAACCGCCACGACCACCTGGTATGGCCTTAGTAACGTGGAAACGTGGATGGTTTATTTGTTCAATCTCATCCTCTGGGGCACCGTCGGACTGACGTTGGCCTCAGGCTGGATTTACGTGGTTGATGCCGTGCGCATGATCCGCTCCGGAACCCTCTCAACAGACTGA
- a CDS encoding TIM barrel protein: MKSHPLLVLLAFLFCVPMVRAAEPTVLRQDNLVAWCIVPFDAAKRTPEQRAAMLKDLGIKRCAYDWRAEHVPTFEDEIKAYQKEGIEFFAFWRTHDKALELFKKYDLQPQIWDMIPQPNADTQEAKVEQAASSMKAIAEQTKGAGLPLGLYNHGGWGGEPQNMVAVCQKLHAMGYDHVGIVYNFHHGHDHIADWPEIFAQMKPYLICLNVNGMNDNAQPKILGIGKGKHERAMIETIVASDYDGPIGILDHRNELDAKESLQENLTGLATVRKELASETK; the protein is encoded by the coding sequence ATGAAGTCTCATCCCTTGCTCGTCCTACTTGCGTTTCTGTTCTGCGTGCCGATGGTACGTGCCGCCGAGCCCACCGTACTGCGGCAAGATAATCTTGTCGCGTGGTGCATCGTGCCGTTCGATGCCGCGAAGCGAACGCCCGAGCAGCGGGCCGCGATGCTCAAGGATCTGGGTATTAAACGCTGTGCGTACGACTGGCGAGCCGAGCATGTGCCGACGTTCGAAGACGAAATCAAGGCGTATCAAAAGGAAGGGATCGAGTTCTTCGCTTTCTGGCGAACGCATGACAAGGCGCTTGAACTGTTCAAAAAATACGACCTGCAACCGCAGATCTGGGACATGATTCCGCAGCCCAATGCCGATACGCAGGAAGCCAAGGTCGAGCAAGCAGCCAGCAGCATGAAAGCGATCGCTGAGCAAACCAAAGGGGCTGGCCTTCCCCTGGGGCTGTACAATCACGGCGGCTGGGGAGGCGAACCACAGAACATGGTAGCCGTCTGCCAGAAGCTACATGCGATGGGTTACGACCACGTGGGGATCGTCTACAACTTTCATCACGGGCACGATCACATCGCCGACTGGCCCGAGATCTTCGCGCAGATGAAGCCATACCTCATCTGCTTAAACGTGAACGGCATGAACGACAACGCCCAGCCGAAGATCTTGGGCATTGGCAAAGGAAAGCACGAACGAGCGATGATCGAAACGATTGTAGCCAGCGACTACGACGGACCGATCGGGATTCTCGATCATCGCAACGAGCTCGACGCGAAGGAATCGCTTCAGGAGAACCTCACCGGCCTGGCAACGGTTCGCAAAGAACTGGCGAGCGAAACGAAGTAA
- a CDS encoding Gfo/Idh/MocA family protein: MAFGFGIIGTGMIAEFHAKAIADIPDAKLIGCYNRTTEKAKNFAEAQGITAYETLEEMLANPDIHVVTICTASGAHMEPGVAAAKAGKHVIIEKPLDVTLARCDAIINACRENNVKLATIFPSRFHGPSTEIKKAITDGRFGTLSLGDAYVKWFRTQAYYDSGAWRGTWQLDGGGALMNQAIHSVDLLCWLMGDVQSITANCSLIGHERIEVEDVAVASLKFKNGALGTIEASTAVYPGYLKRIEIHGTKGSAVMEEEDIKSWDFAEPTEEDEAIKKRLAGKTETGGGAADPKAIGHHGHRAQFEDLLAAVKEDREPAINGPEGRRSVEVILAIYQAAATGQRVDFPLEKDPDLSGWTPGK; encoded by the coding sequence ATGGCGTTCGGATTTGGCATAATTGGTACCGGGATGATCGCGGAGTTTCACGCCAAGGCAATCGCCGACATTCCCGACGCCAAGCTGATCGGCTGCTACAACCGCACCACCGAAAAGGCAAAGAATTTCGCCGAAGCGCAGGGCATTACCGCCTACGAAACGCTCGAAGAAATGCTGGCCAACCCCGACATTCACGTCGTCACCATTTGCACCGCCAGTGGTGCCCACATGGAACCAGGCGTGGCCGCGGCCAAGGCCGGCAAGCACGTCATCATCGAGAAGCCGCTCGACGTGACGCTCGCTCGCTGCGATGCGATCATCAACGCTTGCCGCGAGAACAACGTCAAGCTCGCCACCATCTTCCCCAGCCGCTTCCACGGTCCTTCGACCGAAATCAAGAAGGCGATCACCGACGGCCGCTTCGGTACGCTTTCGCTCGGCGATGCCTACGTGAAGTGGTTCCGCACCCAGGCGTATTACGACAGCGGTGCCTGGCGCGGCACCTGGCAACTCGACGGCGGCGGGGCCCTGATGAATCAGGCGATTCATAGCGTCGACCTGCTGTGCTGGCTGATGGGTGACGTTCAGTCGATCACCGCCAACTGCAGCCTGATCGGGCACGAGCGCATTGAAGTCGAAGACGTCGCCGTGGCTTCGTTGAAATTCAAGAACGGAGCCCTGGGTACCATCGAAGCCAGCACGGCCGTTTACCCTGGCTACCTCAAGCGAATCGAGATCCACGGCACCAAGGGCTCGGCCGTGATGGAAGAAGAAGACATCAAGAGCTGGGACTTCGCCGAGCCGACCGAAGAAGACGAAGCCATCAAGAAGCGCCTGGCCGGCAAGACCGAAACTGGCGGCGGTGCCGCCGACCCAAAAGCGATCGGCCACCATGGTCACCGCGCCCAATTTGAAGACCTGCTGGCCGCCGTGAAAGAAGACCGCGAACCGGCGATCAACGGCCCCGAAGGACGCCGCTCGGTCGAGGTAATCCTGGCCATCTACCAGGCCGCCGCCACCGGGCAACGCGTCGATTTTCCCCTGGAAAAAGACCCCGACCTGAGTGGCTGGACCCCAGGAAAGTAG
- a CDS encoding PTS sugar transporter subunit IIA, translating into MPTQDFDLDELAAYLHLTPPQVEKLANRDDIPGRKVAGKWKFARADIHHWLEHRIGVFDDSELQRVEGVLDRHGKHEEPVRISDMLHESTIKIPITSRSPRKVITEICDVAMQAGYLWDEPKMIDAVMQRENMHSTALDNGVALLHPRRPLPTIISEGFLAMGRTYQGIPFGGSRGILTDVFFLIGSIDDPSHLRTLARLSRIINDSTLLSGIRNADHADEVLDLIRDREDAI; encoded by the coding sequence ATGCCTACCCAAGACTTTGATCTGGATGAACTGGCCGCTTATCTTCACCTGACACCTCCTCAGGTTGAAAAGCTCGCCAACCGCGACGACATCCCCGGCCGCAAGGTCGCCGGCAAGTGGAAGTTTGCCCGCGCCGACATCCACCACTGGCTCGAGCATCGCATCGGCGTATTCGACGACAGCGAGCTACAGCGCGTCGAAGGGGTGCTCGATCGGCATGGCAAGCATGAAGAGCCGGTCCGCATTTCCGACATGTTGCACGAAAGCACCATCAAGATTCCCATCACCAGCCGCTCGCCGCGCAAGGTGATTACGGAAATCTGCGACGTCGCCATGCAGGCCGGTTACCTATGGGACGAACCGAAGATGATCGACGCGGTAATGCAGCGTGAAAACATGCACTCGACGGCGCTCGACAACGGCGTGGCCCTGCTGCATCCGCGGCGTCCGTTGCCGACGATCATTTCCGAAGGTTTCCTGGCGATGGGACGCACTTACCAGGGAATTCCGTTCGGTGGCAGCCGAGGTATTTTAACCGACGTCTTCTTTCTGATTGGCTCGATCGACGATCCCTCGCACCTGCGAACACTCGCTCGGCTCAGCCGGATCATCAACGACAGCACGCTTCTCAGCGGCATCCGCAACGCGGATCACGCCGACGAAGTGCTCGACTTGATTCGCGATCGCGAGGACGCCATTTAA
- a CDS encoding CPBP family intramembrane glutamic endopeptidase produces MIQLLLGFSLIGYAALVLTISVSVWVGVARCLAANRPLLETQPAPVARWGLLDIFGGTLGFIVLANLLVSPYLPSEPTSLADLSPAQRIGAMWGQITAQSLVCLGIFFLIVMRGGLTLVIGESWAAFRKDVLIGIATFCALCVPVIIIQIVIAQFVEYKHELITMLIESPTPAIIIPVIVSAVLVAPITEEFAFRLLLQGWLEELMAGRYISAGQILMGRMGPPKIDQSNGLPEERFSAEVETETTSTEPAKEAYPDRPSLMVFPIFASSIIFALLHFDQGGAPIPLFFLALGLGYVYQKRRSITPSLVVHMMLNGQSMFLLIMQISFGESLETPPV; encoded by the coding sequence GTGATTCAACTGCTCCTTGGTTTCAGTCTGATTGGATATGCGGCGCTGGTTCTCACGATCAGCGTCAGCGTTTGGGTAGGTGTCGCTCGCTGCCTGGCGGCGAATCGGCCGCTCCTGGAAACACAACCGGCCCCGGTCGCTCGCTGGGGACTATTGGATATCTTCGGCGGAACCCTGGGGTTCATCGTGCTGGCGAACCTGTTGGTCTCGCCGTACCTTCCCAGCGAACCGACGAGCCTGGCCGATCTTTCGCCTGCCCAGCGTATCGGAGCGATGTGGGGACAGATCACCGCCCAATCGCTGGTATGCTTGGGGATCTTCTTTCTGATCGTCATGCGAGGGGGCCTGACGCTGGTGATCGGCGAAAGCTGGGCCGCGTTTCGCAAAGACGTACTGATCGGTATCGCTACCTTTTGTGCGCTGTGCGTGCCGGTGATCATCATTCAAATCGTCATCGCGCAGTTCGTCGAATACAAACACGAACTGATCACGATGCTCATCGAGTCCCCCACGCCGGCGATCATTATTCCGGTCATCGTATCGGCCGTATTGGTAGCGCCGATCACCGAAGAGTTCGCGTTTCGCCTGCTGCTGCAAGGGTGGCTGGAAGAGTTGATGGCCGGACGATACATTTCGGCAGGGCAGATCCTGATGGGACGTATGGGCCCGCCCAAGATCGATCAGAGCAACGGCCTGCCTGAGGAACGCTTCAGCGCCGAAGTCGAGACCGAAACGACATCAACGGAGCCGGCCAAAGAAGCCTATCCCGATCGGCCGTCGCTGATGGTCTTCCCGATTTTTGCCAGTTCGATCATCTTCGCGCTGCTGCACTTCGATCAAGGCGGGGCTCCGATTCCCCTCTTTTTCCTGGCCCTGGGGCTGGGCTATGTCTACCAGAAACGGCGTTCGATCACGCCGAGCCTGGTCGTGCATATGATGCTCAATGGGCAGTCGATGTTCCTGCTGATCATGCAAATCTCCTTTGGCGAATCGCTTGAGACACCGCCGGTTTAA
- the rimO gene encoding 30S ribosomal protein S12 methylthiotransferase RimO: protein MTSLPIIDVNAPSPSQAASSSGTEGAKGKYSFISLGCPKNLVDSERMLGLLDQDGYQLTQETEGSDFVVINTCGFIERARDESFAAIEEMLELKRQGKIKGVIVSGCLAERQKDTLLETCPEIDQIVGVFGREEITRVADRLVGKLEEQRTVFKPAPVRALNDRNRLRITPRHFSYLKISEGCDRLCTFCAIPKMRGKHATKPMEEVIAEAEELSADGVRELIVVAQDTTYYGMDLYGESRLAELLSRLNQVQGIDWIRLMYFYPMYVTRPLLETIAACDKIVPYVDIPLQHINDTMLRRMARRVTRSQTEELIGQMREIIPGLNIRTTFITGFPGETDEQFLELADFIQAQRFERAGVFTYSKEEGTPAVRLDDHLPEELMEQRREHLMAIQQEVMFDHNEAKVGTTLDVLIDQPVPGEKTAFIGRTVADAPDVDCVTYVTGQGLKPGDIVPTEIVMYKDYDLVGVASGPAR from the coding sequence ATGACCAGTTTGCCCATTATCGATGTGAATGCTCCTAGCCCATCCCAAGCCGCCAGCTCGTCTGGTACGGAAGGTGCAAAGGGAAAGTATTCCTTTATCAGCCTGGGTTGCCCGAAGAACCTGGTCGATAGCGAACGCATGTTGGGCCTCTTGGATCAAGATGGCTACCAGCTAACGCAAGAGACCGAAGGCTCGGACTTCGTCGTCATCAACACGTGCGGCTTCATCGAACGTGCCCGCGACGAATCGTTCGCTGCCATTGAAGAGATGCTCGAGCTGAAGCGTCAAGGAAAGATCAAAGGGGTCATCGTCTCTGGCTGCCTGGCCGAGCGTCAGAAAGACACCCTGCTGGAAACGTGCCCCGAGATCGATCAGATCGTCGGTGTGTTCGGCCGCGAAGAAATTACCCGCGTGGCCGATCGCCTGGTAGGCAAGCTGGAAGAACAGCGCACCGTCTTCAAGCCCGCTCCGGTGCGAGCATTGAACGATCGGAACCGCCTGCGAATCACGCCGCGGCACTTTTCGTACCTGAAGATCTCTGAAGGGTGCGACCGGTTGTGTACCTTCTGCGCGATCCCCAAGATGCGCGGCAAGCACGCCACCAAGCCGATGGAAGAAGTGATTGCCGAGGCCGAAGAACTCTCGGCCGATGGCGTTCGCGAGTTGATCGTCGTGGCCCAGGACACTACCTACTACGGCATGGACCTGTACGGCGAATCGCGCCTGGCCGAACTGCTTTCCAGACTGAACCAGGTGCAGGGGATCGACTGGATTCGCCTGATGTACTTCTACCCGATGTACGTCACGCGTCCGCTATTGGAAACGATCGCCGCTTGCGACAAGATCGTGCCGTACGTCGACATCCCGCTACAGCACATCAACGACACGATGCTCCGCCGCATGGCTCGCCGCGTGACGCGCAGCCAGACCGAAGAACTGATCGGCCAGATGCGCGAGATCATTCCCGGCCTGAACATCCGCACCACGTTCATCACCGGCTTCCCTGGCGAAACGGACGAGCAGTTCTTGGAACTGGCCGACTTCATCCAGGCCCAGCGGTTCGAACGTGCTGGTGTCTTTACCTACTCCAAGGAAGAAGGCACCCCGGCGGTTCGCCTGGACGATCACCTTCCAGAAGAACTGATGGAGCAGCGCCGCGAGCACCTGATGGCGATCCAGCAAGAGGTGATGTTCGATCACAACGAAGCGAAGGTCGGCACCACGCTCGACGTGCTGATCGATCAGCCGGTACCTGGCGAAAAGACGGCGTTCATCGGCCGCACCGTCGCCGATGCCCCCGATGTCGACTGCGTCACGTACGTGACCGGCCAAGGTCTCAAGCCAGGGGATATCGTACCGACCGAGATTGTCATGTACAAAGACTATGACCTGGTTGGCGTGGCAAGTGGCCCTGCCAGATAG
- a CDS encoding Mur ligase family protein — protein MSQTITSRIEVSLRNLLPGAKFFGGSDIFTKACCARAEHVLPGEVFIAICDDHEDGHDRVEEAIERGASAVVSEKPLPVSVPVCVVGDSREAYGQLCHALADQPTDRIKVIGVTGTNGKTTTCLLIKAILQKAGAKVGSLTSLGFDNGYDEQSWGHPTPNPAIMADMLSRMQYNGCTHAVIEASSEGLVKQHLAGIQLDVAAFTNIRQNHIELHGSARNYYRAKKKLLKYLRDTGVAIFNGDDSNCVRVMNQAEVPSLSIAMHGVGEITASVVERHKSEQTFLLTAGSQSMPVCTRMIGDHHVYNCLVAAAVCLVYGVDLKTVVRGLESVETLPGRMQRIECGQSYGVFIDQAHTHDGLAVALKTLRRVTHGKLICVLGAHESSDRVNRPLLGRVAERGSDVSLITMSGTGGSSRNEVVHDIIDGFARPAKAHVIPNRKEAIRYALSQAEIGDTVLITGQSTERLVSDRVEQSDPRDCDVTRELLYEMVQEEDATPMAEAKVIAFPR, from the coding sequence ATGTCGCAGACAATCACTTCTCGCATTGAAGTTTCGCTACGCAACCTACTGCCGGGTGCGAAGTTCTTCGGCGGAAGCGACATCTTCACCAAGGCCTGCTGTGCCCGCGCGGAACATGTATTGCCCGGTGAAGTCTTCATCGCCATCTGCGACGACCACGAAGACGGCCACGACCGAGTAGAAGAAGCTATCGAACGCGGTGCCTCTGCGGTTGTTTCCGAAAAACCACTCCCTGTTAGCGTGCCGGTGTGTGTGGTCGGAGACAGCCGCGAGGCATACGGCCAGCTTTGCCATGCCTTGGCCGATCAGCCAACCGACCGCATCAAAGTGATCGGGGTGACCGGCACCAACGGCAAAACGACCACCTGCCTGCTCATCAAAGCGATTCTGCAGAAGGCCGGTGCCAAGGTCGGCAGCCTGACCAGCTTGGGCTTCGACAACGGCTACGACGAACAATCGTGGGGACATCCCACGCCGAACCCGGCCATCATGGCCGATATGCTTTCGCGGATGCAGTACAACGGCTGCACGCATGCGGTGATCGAAGCTTCCAGCGAAGGGCTGGTCAAGCAGCACCTGGCCGGCATTCAGTTGGATGTGGCCGCGTTCACCAATATTCGCCAGAACCATATCGAGCTACATGGCTCGGCCCGCAATTATTACCGAGCCAAGAAGAAGCTGCTGAAATACCTCCGCGACACAGGCGTCGCCATCTTCAATGGGGACGATTCGAATTGTGTGCGTGTCATGAACCAGGCCGAAGTTCCTTCGCTGTCGATTGCCATGCACGGTGTCGGCGAAATCACCGCTTCGGTCGTTGAACGTCACAAGAGCGAACAAACGTTCCTGCTGACCGCCGGCAGCCAGTCGATGCCGGTCTGCACGCGGATGATTGGTGACCATCATGTGTACAACTGCCTGGTTGCTGCCGCCGTGTGCCTGGTTTATGGAGTGGATCTGAAGACGGTCGTTCGTGGGCTCGAATCGGTTGAAACGTTGCCAGGCCGGATGCAGCGAATCGAATGCGGCCAGTCGTACGGCGTTTTCATCGATCAGGCCCACACCCACGACGGCCTGGCCGTTGCCTTGAAAACGCTTCGCCGGGTAACCCACGGCAAGCTGATCTGCGTGCTCGGGGCTCACGAATCGAGCGACCGCGTGAATCGCCCGCTGCTTGGCCGCGTTGCCGAACGTGGTAGCGATGTCTCGCTGATCACCATGAGCGGAACCGGCGGCAGTTCGCGAAACGAAGTGGTACACGACATCATCGATGGCTTTGCCCGTCCGGCGAAGGCCCACGTGATTCCCAACCGCAAAGAAGCAATTCGCTACGCACTAAGCCAGGCCGAAATCGGCGACACGGTGCTGATCACCGGTCAATCGACCGAACGCCTGGTAAGCGATCGCGTCGAACAAAGCGATCCCCGCGACTGCGACGTCACGCGAGAGCTTCTGTATGAAATGGTCCAAGAAGAAGACGCCACCCCCATGGCCGAAGCCAAGGTCATCGCGTTTCCTCGGTAA